The sequence below is a genomic window from Bactrocera neohumeralis isolate Rockhampton chromosome 4, APGP_CSIRO_Bneo_wtdbg2-racon-allhic-juicebox.fasta_v2, whole genome shotgun sequence.
GAAAGCGAAGAGCAGGAAGATATCGTAGAACATACAATATCGAACAATGTTCAAACAACTGTAGGGAATGCGAGTACAACAGGAAATGTGGAGACTACAACCTATCGTACTATTGTGGTGGAGAACGCGCAGTTTACTGATGAAGACCAGAATCAAGATCATTTGGAGTTTATCACACAGCGACGTCACACTTTGGGCACGTCATCCACATCAAGCAATGCCGTAGCGACCGCCGTGCAGACGACGGTAACAGCGGCGACTCCAATCCAAACCAATGTCACAAAACTCATCAATGGTGAAATGCCGTTGAAACGGTTGCGCACGCAGCCTCCCACCGAACAAGTAGTCTACGAAGGTACATAATTTTctgtatttgcaaaattttcagctttctGGCAATGTTGCCctttcaattaattattaacatttttcttcagtTAAAAAGGCGCCAATAGTGCAACATCCACAACCACGAACCATAACCATACGTAATACTGCAGTGCCGCAAGCAGAATGTAACAACAGCAGTAGCAGCAGCCAAATAATGGCCCTGAGTAGTCTCACATCACCCGATGTGCGGGAAATAGCACGACAACTCAAACGCATTGCGGATGTTAAAGCTGAGAAGCTGAGATTCGAAATAGCACGCTTCAAATTCAACAATCCCGGTTTTGTTTATCATTCACCCACATTATAGTATACTTACATTAAAGTATACTTACTATAATTACACTTTGCAACGGGAATACGAAAAattattcacgaaattttgttataaaaaatttttctacttAGTTGTAATCGGCCCAAATATTATACTATGTCTTACAAAACGAATAGCAGTAGTAGACCTAACGCTTAACACAGACCTAAATTAATTGATTATTCCAATCGTTtctcttttttgtatttatcatttattattataaggTATTTTAAGTCTCACAAATAAGTTACATAATTATCCTTTTACTATTTGCAAGCCTGGCTATTGACGAGAAATCAGTAATGTTGTAGAACCCTACCATATGAGCGTCACTCTCAAATGCCATAGTCTTCTTTAAAGTACACAGGCATTTTGTTTGGACACCTTTGCTACTTATTTGatacatgtttttttgtttcaaaaacgtATTTCATAATAACTAAGCAAAGTCCTTTTCGAGGTCTTCTTTCGGTCACATGCGTGAGGCATGGACTTGAAATTGGAGTCGAAATAAGTGAAAACTTCTTGCAAATAAGGAGACTAAATTAAGTGTACAATtggttttaattatatgtatgtatatgttacagaaatatttaaacatatgtaatacacatgtgtatgaaattttaaataaataaatttcactatAAAGTTAACCTATTATTGTACGCTTACTTACTGTGCCAAGGGACATCACCTCTCCACCTTCCCTCTAGTTGCTAACCAGActaattttgatatattttgctCATTGATTAAACTTTTCTATAGGGACTCGCGCTCGTTTCACTTTTATGCCGAAGTTCGTCATTTCATAAATGGTTTTATGAAGATAACAAATAACTCACAAAAATATTGCCACAGATAAAAATCTTGCCTGCTAAAAAAACTCGCAGTCAACTGGCAATAATTATTGCCAGTGGAGACGAGTAGTTAGAAGCTTTTCATTTCGCTTAAATACGCTCATCCTATCGGTAGGTACATTTTGGCAATGGGCAAGCGAGCATAACACCCCGCTCCTGTGGGTGGGTGTGTGTTGGCATGTGCTTCTAACAAGAGCAACAATTGCTGGGAATCGCTTGCGCGGAAGTGTAAAATCTTTATGCGAGCGATTACTACGCTTGATCTCTCGAATGGAGGAGGGTCAATTGATGTTTGCGATGACGTGGTCAACAAGCGAccgcaataataataatacgaaCATAGCAACACTTGATAATAACATTGTTGCTGGCTCAAAAGAGAACATCAAAGTTCAGTTTAATGGTCAAGCGAGCAGGGGGCCAaggtaaaaataataacaacaacattaggTGTAATGTTGCTGGCGAAATTTTCGGTGTTGGCGCTGGTGTGGTTGTAGTAGCAATGGTTGCTCTTGCACCATGACCACAGCAATTTGTTTCGGAATTTTAAGCAGcctcagcagcagcaacaaagtaCCGCTTGTaagtgtgtacatacacataagcATTCGAGTAGCGGCAGTTATGGAATATTTCCCCAACTCTTCGTGTCTTTTGTCTTTGGCCGTAACATTTCCGTGATTGCCGTCGCTGTTCACAGCTCGGCTGTCGTTACAGTCTCGTCCGAAATTGCATTCCTTTAGCTGGGGGCTGCGAATTCTTCTCGTGTCTGCCATCACATTCCGGCAACTGTCCCCTGCCTCTGCTTAAGCAGCCTCGTCAACGCTGCGACCATCATCGCGGTCACCGTGGTCACCGCCACCGCCACGGCCACGGCCGCCAACAAGACATTTTCGCTGATCTCCAAAGTTTAAAGATTTTTCACAGTAAATTGCATCGATGGTGCGCCTCACGTCGCCTGTGATATATCACAATGATATTTCTCTATATAGCAGACCAGAACACATATTTTGGCTCAAGGGCTCTCATGCGCGATTCGCATGCCTCCCTGACCGCATTCGCTCCGTGCTCGCTGTCATGTTAGAAATTTGcaacttttaactttttcgtcttcattataaagttttttgtttcgATTTTTGGCAGATTTTTACCCACTCATAGTAAAACGTCTCTTTTCGGGCTAGGCTTTTGCTTTACTCCTTCGCTGTGGTGAAGTGTCTGAAATTGTGATTTTTCACCAGGCGATGCGCGGTTAATAAAGAAGTTACGATAATTTATTGCGCACAGAATGAGGTTGGGAAAATTCGCTTTGGCGTTCGCTGGCTCATTCCGCATTGACATAGCTGCTGGCCAGCACTTTTCAGTTGGCCGCTAAGTGAGTTGTCAAATTGGCTACGGAACAGTGAAGTGTATAAATTGTGCAACAAATTACAATGTCAGCAATTCTGTTCGATGAGCAGTGGATTAACGGTTAAGGATTCGGTAAAAAAGTAATATCAACtaataataacagcaaaatGATATAACAAAGGAATATTTAAGCAGagaatatatttatgtctcaCTTATGACTCACTTGTGGCAAGGAGGGAACTATAAGGTTGGGTCCAAGTGTacatttaatatctttttagtCACTTGGACTGTCTTCCAGTCCAGTCTTTTATCATTGCTTCTGAGTCTCCGTGGGATTTCGATAGGCATCAGGGTATCAGGAAGTCTAGAACAGGGTAATTTCGtaaattat
It includes:
- the LOC126755968 gene encoding uncharacterized protein LOC126755968 encodes the protein MDRRKKRTSTNQYMMYLDMMEKDSIFATGRIPRDVESNYLHKKWKELSDKLNTCNSGPTLTAEEWRKRLNDWKNTTRCKYRRSISGEKDISLTSLELKALDLFGKVPNTSSEPVSITLKCEKEDPDEEIEHQRTSESLQKELQAAVEEAICGDDDDDVMQDESEEQEDIVEHTISNNVQTTVGNASTTGNVETTTYRTIVVENAQFTDEDQNQDHLEFITQRRHTLGTSSTSSNAVATAVQTTVTAATPIQTNVTKLINGEMPLKRLRTQPPTEQVVYEVKKAPIVQHPQPRTITIRNTAVPQAECNNSSSSSQIMALSSLTSPDVREIARQLKRIADVKAEKLRFEIARFKFNNPGFVYHSPTL